A section of the Ruania halotolerans genome encodes:
- a CDS encoding histidine kinase: protein MTMPVAPPVPVSRPPEAPRVRTGLRAFVLSASCSVLGALVFLVTFGMTLEENEGVLPGALSGLIALDVVTGLAAGIAVGPLRHSRTGNLLLVIAASLSAWAVPAGLVALVRIGTRRSYAWDGAALAIMATGSLGMTWAHAGTTGQPMEVGLTIAALVMAGAVAVAALMWGRARGTRAALMTSLREQAAAAERERQATAQSRDASVAQARADERRAIARDMHDSLSHQLSLIAMHAAALSYRDDLSPEQVRAAARTVHECAGEANAVLREVLAALRESDTPEVHAPHDSPLPTASSIDALADEARADGQQVSVTWRAVTAEEVQHRSPATSVSVARICSELLMNARKHAPGAPVEIMVEHTGADLALQVTNPVTQPDPARLGTGLGLVGVAERARILGGTAYSGRTAQGLFEVEVRIPWTG, encoded by the coding sequence ATGACCATGCCCGTAGCGCCACCGGTTCCGGTCTCGCGTCCGCCGGAGGCGCCGCGTGTACGCACGGGCTTGCGCGCCTTCGTGCTCTCCGCCTCCTGCAGCGTGCTCGGAGCGCTGGTGTTCCTCGTGACATTCGGCATGACCCTCGAGGAGAACGAGGGCGTCCTGCCCGGTGCGCTTTCCGGGCTCATCGCCCTGGACGTCGTCACCGGTCTCGCCGCCGGGATCGCTGTGGGCCCGCTGCGCCACTCTCGTACCGGCAATCTCCTGCTCGTGATCGCGGCAAGCCTGAGCGCCTGGGCAGTCCCAGCGGGGTTGGTTGCCTTGGTGCGGATCGGCACCCGCCGTTCCTACGCCTGGGACGGTGCCGCCCTGGCGATCATGGCGACGGGTTCGCTGGGGATGACGTGGGCCCACGCGGGTACGACCGGGCAGCCCATGGAGGTGGGCCTGACGATCGCCGCGCTGGTGATGGCCGGCGCAGTGGCGGTCGCAGCCCTGATGTGGGGCCGCGCCCGCGGCACGCGGGCGGCGCTGATGACCTCATTGCGTGAACAGGCCGCTGCGGCCGAGCGCGAACGGCAGGCCACCGCCCAGAGCCGGGATGCGTCGGTGGCCCAGGCGCGTGCCGATGAGCGCCGGGCGATCGCCCGGGACATGCACGACTCCCTCTCGCACCAGCTCTCCCTCATTGCAATGCACGCCGCGGCGTTGTCCTACCGCGACGATCTCTCACCCGAGCAGGTGCGGGCTGCGGCGCGCACCGTCCACGAGTGCGCGGGGGAGGCGAACGCGGTGCTGCGCGAGGTGCTCGCTGCGCTGCGCGAGAGCGACACACCAGAGGTGCACGCACCGCACGATTCTCCGCTGCCGACTGCGTCCTCGATCGATGCGCTCGCCGATGAGGCGAGGGCCGATGGTCAGCAGGTGAGCGTGACATGGCGCGCAGTCACGGCCGAGGAGGTGCAGCACCGTTCACCAGCAACCTCGGTATCCGTGGCCCGTATTTGCTCAGAGTTGCTGATGAACGCGCGCAAGCACGCCCCCGGTGCGCCGGTGGAGATCATGGTGGAGCACACCGGTGCGGACCTGGCCCTGCAGGTAACCAATCCGGTGACTCAGCCCGATCCGGCCCGGCTCGGCACCGGCCTGGGGCTGGTCGGTGTGGCAGAACGCGCCCGCATACTGGGCGGAACGGCCTATTCGGGCCGTACGGCGCAGGGACTGTTCGAGGTGGAGGTACGCATCCCGTGGACCGGATGA
- the nadB gene encoding L-aspartate oxidase, giving the protein MTRTLVVGTGIAGLITALAHPRPEQVMVLTKAEPAASNTYAAQGGIAAVTEPPAPGDSVAAHVSDTLTAGAGHCDPRAVQALCADGADRIADLIAAGVPFDRTAGGGLSRGLEAAHSVARILHAGGDATGAGIADALLATAARAGIEVRGHTLVTELIADGARVRGVRALTSGGGQVEIEADAVVLATGGAGQLYPFTSNPDVATGDGVALAARAGAALADLEFYQFHPTTLALPGNFLVSEAVRGEGAVLRDAHGVRFMMGVHPDAELAPRDVVARAVADRMRSTGAPVRLDAIALGAARLAERFPSIDAAVRAAGLDWASEPVPITPAAHYWMGGVSTDLAGRTSIPGLYAVGEVARTGVHGANRLASNSLLEGAVFGHRAALATSSDSGAWAPELDLAADQNDPAITASSPAGARPRCTRASMQNLMWDAVGLGRDGDELAGAEQTFAGWADGDQAGSEAGDDLGAHEDANLLLLARLTARAARLRTTSMGAHHRIDHTRVLERTP; this is encoded by the coding sequence ATGACCCGGACCCTCGTTGTAGGCACCGGTATCGCAGGATTGATCACCGCCCTGGCCCACCCCCGCCCCGAGCAGGTGATGGTGCTCACCAAGGCCGAGCCCGCGGCCAGCAACACCTACGCCGCCCAAGGCGGGATCGCTGCGGTCACCGAGCCACCCGCTCCCGGAGACAGCGTGGCCGCGCACGTCTCGGACACGCTCACGGCCGGGGCCGGGCACTGCGATCCCCGGGCCGTGCAGGCACTGTGCGCGGACGGTGCGGACCGGATCGCTGACCTGATCGCCGCCGGGGTGCCATTCGACCGCACCGCCGGTGGCGGCCTCTCCCGGGGGCTGGAGGCCGCGCACTCGGTGGCGCGGATCCTGCACGCCGGCGGGGACGCCACCGGGGCCGGGATCGCCGATGCTCTCCTGGCCACCGCGGCACGGGCAGGCATCGAGGTGCGGGGGCACACCCTGGTCACCGAGTTGATCGCCGACGGCGCTCGCGTGCGTGGCGTACGCGCCCTCACCTCCGGCGGCGGGCAGGTAGAGATCGAAGCCGACGCTGTGGTGCTGGCCACCGGCGGGGCAGGGCAGCTGTACCCGTTCACCTCCAATCCGGACGTGGCCACCGGTGACGGTGTGGCTCTGGCAGCGCGGGCCGGGGCCGCATTGGCCGATCTGGAGTTCTACCAGTTCCACCCCACCACGCTCGCGCTCCCAGGCAACTTCCTCGTCTCCGAGGCGGTGCGCGGAGAGGGCGCCGTGCTGCGTGACGCCCACGGGGTGCGCTTCATGATGGGCGTGCACCCCGATGCCGAACTCGCCCCTCGGGATGTGGTGGCACGCGCCGTCGCGGACCGGATGCGCAGCACGGGGGCTCCGGTGCGCCTGGACGCCATCGCACTCGGGGCGGCCCGGCTCGCCGAACGGTTCCCCAGCATCGATGCCGCCGTGCGGGCGGCTGGTCTGGACTGGGCGAGTGAACCGGTGCCGATCACCCCGGCCGCGCACTATTGGATGGGCGGGGTGAGCACGGACCTGGCGGGGCGCACCAGCATCCCGGGGCTCTACGCCGTCGGGGAGGTGGCCCGCACCGGTGTGCACGGGGCAAACCGGCTGGCCTCCAACTCCCTGCTCGAAGGGGCGGTATTCGGGCACCGGGCGGCGCTGGCGACCAGTAGCGACTCCGGGGCATGGGCGCCCGAGCTCGACCTGGCTGCGGATCAGAACGACCCGGCGATCACCGCCTCCTCCCCGGCCGGTGCCCGGCCGAGGTGCACCCGGGCGAGCATGCAGAACCTCATGTGGGACGCCGTCGGGCTGGGCCGGGACGGGGACGAGCTGGCCGGCGCCGAGCAGACCTTCGCCGGCTGGGCAGACGGTGACCAGGCGGGGAGCGAGGCCGGTGACGACCTGGGCGCCCATGAGGATGCCAATCTGCTGCTGCTCGCTCGGC
- a CDS encoding MazG family protein has translation MTGPAIDPDSIPAGGGDVKDPLREVVAVMDRLRSPGGCPWDAEQTHTSLAPYAIEEAHEMAEAAENGDRDHLLEELGDVLLQVLFHARVASEGSLGEPFDIDDVARALIGKLTSRHPHVFAAERTEAPEGTEQAHETAVTASDVNERWEQLKAAEKQRESVLDGIPASIPALARTQKVIRRAQRSQLPLPEPADDIGGRLYAVVRDAEAVGLDAEAALRSQVRAVEEAIRSAETPAH, from the coding sequence ATGACCGGACCGGCCATCGACCCCGACTCGATCCCCGCTGGTGGTGGAGACGTGAAGGATCCGCTGCGCGAGGTGGTCGCCGTGATGGACCGGCTTCGCTCTCCGGGAGGTTGCCCGTGGGATGCGGAACAGACACACACTTCCCTCGCCCCGTACGCGATCGAGGAGGCCCACGAGATGGCCGAGGCCGCCGAGAACGGCGACCGCGACCACCTGCTGGAAGAGCTCGGCGACGTACTGTTGCAGGTGCTCTTCCATGCTCGCGTCGCCTCCGAAGGGAGCCTCGGCGAGCCGTTCGATATCGACGACGTCGCCCGCGCCCTGATCGGCAAGCTCACCTCGCGGCACCCCCACGTGTTCGCCGCGGAGCGTACGGAGGCACCTGAGGGCACCGAGCAGGCACACGAGACGGCTGTGACCGCCTCGGATGTGAATGAACGATGGGAACAGCTCAAGGCCGCCGAGAAGCAACGGGAGTCCGTCCTCGACGGAATCCCTGCCTCCATCCCCGCCTTGGCACGCACGCAGAAAGTGATCCGCCGCGCCCAGCGATCCCAGCTCCCGCTCCCCGAACCGGCAGACGACATCGGCGGCCGGCTCTACGCCGTCGTCCGGGATGCGGAGGCGGTCGGCCTGGACGCCGAGGCCGCCCTCCGCAGCCAGGTGCGCGCGGTTGAGGAAGCGATCCGGAGTGCTGAGACGCCCGCGCACTAG
- a CDS encoding HNH endonuclease, giving the protein MTTTDTHGGTATWISTRTPTGTTRGPSTSTGAGAASGTGGSAEAGPGPGTGLTMGTGSGAGASQVEAGLDHVSAELDALLGMDLHDFASSRLTGLVEKVEDVDRRLCAFRDHLSTAVEADGTWALSGYRTLPTWWAGITGRRLGPTRARIHTARELRDHLPLTTAALAAGKISADHAALMATHTTRTPTLIEKLTDPSVGERFLIAQATLLNADQFRRALQAWAIRADPEAADRNWINDTTKQHVFVSETLDGYALNGWLTPENGHALKTALEAIVGVPAIDDDRTPSQRLADALITLTHLTLDAGTLQPSARIRPHTTVTVTADTLLRLTTRPASTGEAATPEHPATSRAGRASRAGRAGRETADANDANDAKEIKGNGPCAAGEPAALGPVVSDSGSTSTSGSCVPDGTTMVTRIDYSALTGTEPATLENGTPISPGLLARLTCGSEFTRVIFDADSQPLDVGRAARLHTRAQATAIIARDKHCQYPGCTAPPGWGEIHHTLWWSRGGHTTTRAGILLCWHHHTWIHQHDITISRHHDHWHFTRPGGHPVNHRHPPPCEHPDWHPPPEQLPLLD; this is encoded by the coding sequence GTGACCACCACCGACACCCACGGCGGCACCGCCACCTGGATCAGCACACGTACTCCCACGGGAACCACCCGAGGCCCCAGTACGAGCACCGGCGCGGGTGCCGCCTCAGGCACCGGCGGGAGTGCCGAGGCCGGTCCTGGCCCAGGCACCGGCCTCACCATGGGCACGGGCTCGGGAGCGGGCGCCAGCCAGGTCGAGGCAGGACTGGACCACGTCAGCGCCGAACTGGACGCGCTCCTGGGCATGGACCTGCACGACTTCGCCTCGTCGCGGTTGACTGGCCTCGTCGAGAAGGTCGAGGACGTGGACAGACGATTGTGCGCCTTCCGCGACCACCTCAGCACCGCCGTCGAGGCCGACGGCACCTGGGCCCTGAGCGGGTACCGCACCCTACCCACCTGGTGGGCAGGAATCACCGGCCGCAGACTCGGGCCCACCCGCGCACGCATCCACACCGCCAGAGAGCTACGCGATCACCTGCCCCTGACCACGGCCGCACTCGCCGCCGGGAAGATCAGCGCCGATCACGCCGCGTTGATGGCCACCCACACCACCAGAACCCCCACCCTGATCGAGAAGCTCACCGACCCGAGCGTCGGCGAGCGATTCCTGATCGCTCAGGCCACCCTCCTGAACGCCGACCAGTTCCGCCGCGCCCTGCAAGCCTGGGCCATCCGCGCCGACCCCGAGGCCGCCGACCGGAACTGGATCAACGACACCACCAAGCAGCACGTGTTCGTCTCCGAAACCCTCGACGGGTACGCCCTCAACGGATGGCTCACCCCCGAAAACGGACACGCCCTCAAAACCGCACTAGAAGCCATCGTCGGAGTCCCCGCAATCGATGACGACCGCACCCCCTCACAACGACTGGCCGACGCCCTCATCACCCTGACCCACCTCACGCTCGACGCCGGAACGCTCCAACCCAGCGCCCGCATCCGCCCCCACACCACCGTGACCGTCACCGCCGACACCCTCCTCCGTCTCACCACACGACCAGCCAGCACAGGCGAAGCAGCCACACCAGAGCATCCCGCCACCAGTCGCGCCGGTCGCGCCAGTCGCGCCGGTCGCGCCGGTCGCGAAACTGCCGATGCCAACGATGCGAACGACGCCAAGGAGATCAAGGGCAACGGCCCCTGCGCTGCTGGTGAGCCTGCAGCACTGGGCCCAGTCGTCAGCGATTCCGGAAGCACCAGTACCAGTGGCTCCTGCGTTCCCGATGGGACCACCATGGTCACCCGGATCGACTACTCAGCCCTCACCGGTACCGAGCCCGCCACTCTGGAGAACGGCACCCCGATCAGTCCCGGCCTCCTTGCCCGCCTCACCTGTGGCTCCGAGTTCACCCGCGTCATCTTCGACGCCGACAGCCAACCCCTCGACGTCGGACGCGCCGCACGCCTGCACACCCGGGCACAAGCCACCGCCATCATCGCCCGCGACAAGCACTGCCAGTATCCCGGTTGCACCGCACCACCCGGCTGGGGAGAAATCCACCACACCCTCTGGTGGTCCAGGGGCGGCCACACCACCACGCGCGCGGGCATCCTGCTCTGCTGGCACCACCACACCTGGATCCACCAACACGACATCACCATCAGCCGACACCACGATCACTGGCACTTCACCCGACCCGGCGGCCACCCCGTCAACCACCGCCACCCCCCACCCTGCGAACACCCCGATTGGCACCCGCCACCCGAGCAGCTGCCGCTGCTCGACTAG
- the eno gene encoding phosphopyruvate hydratase, with protein sequence MASIEAVGAREILDSRGNPTVEVEIALEDGSFARAAVPSGASTGAFEAVERRDGDKGRYLGKGVENAVAAITETIAPEILGLDAADQRHLDQTLIDLDGSPNKGKLGANAILGVSLAAARAAAESADLSLFRYIGGPNAHVLPVPMMNILNGGSHADSNVDIQEFMIAPVGASSFKEALRWGTEVYHALKGVLKERGLATGLGDEGGFAPNLDSNHAALDLIIESIERAGYTPGEQISLALDVASTEFFSDGGYQFEGKTITPAELISYYEDLVAKYPLVSIEDPLSEDEWDSWSELVSKIGDKVQIVGDDLFVTNPERLAKGIETKAANSLLVKLNQIGSLTETLDAVELAQRNGFTAMVSHRSGETEDTTIADLSVAVNAGQIKTGAPARGERINKYNQLLRIEDELDAAARYAGAAAFPRWKVTGA encoded by the coding sequence GTGGCCAGTATTGAGGCCGTCGGAGCACGCGAGATTCTCGATTCTCGTGGCAACCCGACCGTTGAGGTGGAAATCGCCCTGGAGGACGGCTCGTTCGCGCGCGCCGCGGTTCCCTCTGGCGCATCCACCGGTGCATTCGAAGCCGTGGAGCGCCGCGACGGCGACAAGGGCCGTTACCTGGGCAAGGGCGTGGAGAACGCCGTGGCCGCCATCACCGAGACCATTGCACCGGAGATCCTCGGCCTCGATGCCGCGGACCAGCGCCATCTCGACCAGACCCTGATCGACCTCGACGGCAGCCCGAATAAGGGCAAGCTCGGCGCGAACGCCATTCTCGGCGTCTCCCTCGCCGCCGCACGCGCCGCCGCCGAGAGCGCCGACCTCTCCCTGTTCCGCTACATCGGCGGGCCCAACGCGCACGTGCTGCCGGTGCCGATGATGAACATTCTCAACGGTGGGTCGCACGCCGATTCCAACGTGGACATCCAGGAGTTCATGATCGCCCCGGTCGGCGCCAGCTCCTTCAAGGAGGCGCTCCGCTGGGGCACGGAGGTGTACCACGCGCTCAAGGGTGTGCTCAAGGAACGCGGCCTGGCCACTGGTCTGGGCGACGAGGGCGGCTTCGCGCCCAACTTGGACAGCAACCACGCCGCGCTGGACCTCATCATCGAGTCCATCGAACGGGCCGGCTACACACCCGGCGAGCAGATCAGTCTCGCCCTGGACGTGGCCTCCACCGAGTTCTTCTCCGATGGCGGCTACCAGTTCGAGGGCAAGACGATCACCCCGGCCGAGCTGATCAGCTACTACGAGGACCTCGTGGCCAAGTACCCGCTCGTCTCCATCGAGGACCCGCTGAGCGAGGACGAGTGGGACTCCTGGTCCGAGCTCGTGAGCAAGATCGGCGACAAGGTGCAGATCGTCGGCGACGACCTCTTCGTCACCAACCCGGAGCGTCTCGCCAAGGGCATCGAGACCAAGGCCGCGAACTCGCTGCTGGTGAAGCTGAACCAGATCGGCTCCCTCACCGAGACCCTGGATGCCGTGGAGCTCGCGCAGCGCAACGGCTTCACCGCGATGGTCTCGCACCGCTCCGGGGAGACCGAGGACACCACCATCGCCGACCTCTCAGTGGCGGTGAACGCGGGTCAGATCAAGACCGGTGCGCCCGCTCGTGGTGAGCGGATCAACAAGTACAACCAGCTGCTGCGTATCGAGGACGAACTGGATGCCGCTGCACGGTACGCCGGAGCGGCCGCCTTCCCGCGGTGGAAGGTCACCGGCGCCTGA
- the nadA gene encoding quinolinate synthase NadA produces MSQTASVDTRIQLITTQQAPGSTCSPDLAQGPWAFDPQPGYGPGASMADEIPTTAPRQGELPESYKSASNEELHARIRAAKDTLGDRVVILGHFYQRDEILAHADFVGDSFQLANASLTRPNAEAIVFCGVHFMAETADLLSEPEQAVILPNLAAGCSMADMADIDQVEECWEQLMEVYRDNTDTTPDTLQPVIPVTYMNSSAALKGFCGRNGGIVCTSSNAATVLEWAFERGQRVLFFPDQHLGRNTAKAMGISLDRMPMWNPNKPLGGNDEQSLTDAQVILWHGFCSVHRRFTVPQIEAARAEHPGVRVIVHPECPMPVVDAADESGSTDYITKAIAAATEPTTFAIGTEINLVQRLAAEYPQHTIFCLDPVVCPCSTMYRIHPGYLAWALESLVEGTVVNQIQVPDDVAEPARLALERMLAAKPPVTPSKAQQ; encoded by the coding sequence ATGAGCCAGACCGCCTCCGTCGACACCCGCATCCAGCTGATCACCACCCAGCAGGCACCGGGAAGCACCTGCAGTCCCGATCTGGCGCAGGGCCCGTGGGCGTTCGATCCGCAGCCCGGGTACGGGCCCGGTGCCTCGATGGCCGATGAGATCCCTACCACCGCACCGCGCCAGGGTGAGTTGCCGGAGTCCTACAAGAGCGCCTCCAACGAGGAGCTGCACGCGCGCATCCGCGCCGCGAAGGACACGCTCGGTGATCGAGTGGTCATCCTCGGCCACTTCTACCAGCGGGATGAGATCCTCGCGCACGCCGACTTCGTGGGCGACTCCTTCCAGCTCGCGAACGCCTCCCTCACCCGCCCGAACGCCGAGGCGATCGTGTTCTGCGGTGTGCACTTCATGGCCGAGACCGCCGATCTGCTCTCCGAACCCGAGCAGGCCGTGATCCTGCCGAACCTCGCCGCCGGCTGCTCAATGGCCGATATGGCTGATATCGACCAGGTGGAGGAGTGCTGGGAGCAGCTCATGGAGGTGTATCGGGACAACACTGACACCACCCCCGATACTCTCCAGCCCGTCATCCCCGTCACCTACATGAACTCCTCCGCCGCCCTCAAGGGGTTCTGCGGCCGCAATGGCGGCATCGTGTGCACCTCCTCGAACGCCGCCACCGTTCTGGAGTGGGCGTTCGAGCGCGGCCAGCGGGTGCTGTTCTTCCCGGATCAGCACTTGGGCCGCAACACCGCCAAGGCGATGGGCATCTCCCTGGACCGGATGCCGATGTGGAACCCGAACAAGCCGCTTGGCGGGAACGATGAGCAGTCCCTCACCGATGCCCAGGTGATCCTCTGGCACGGGTTCTGCTCCGTGCACCGCCGGTTCACCGTTCCCCAGATCGAGGCCGCCCGCGCCGAGCACCCCGGCGTCCGGGTGATCGTGCACCCGGAGTGCCCGATGCCCGTGGTGGATGCTGCCGATGAGTCGGGCTCCACCGACTACATCACCAAGGCCATCGCCGCGGCCACCGAGCCCACCACGTTCGCGATCGGCACCGAGATCAACCTCGTGCAGCGGCTGGCCGCCGAGTACCCGCAGCACACCATCTTCTGCCTCGACCCGGTGGTGTGCCCGTGCTCCACGATGTACCGGATCCACCCGGGCTACCTGGCCTGGGCGCTGGAGTCCCTCGTTGAGGGCACGGTAGTGAACCAGATCCAGGTTCCCGACGACGTGGCGGAGCCGGCCCGCCTGGCCCTGGAACGGATGCTCGCCGCCAAGCCCCCGGTGACGCCGTCGAAGGCACAGCAATGA
- a CDS encoding response regulator, whose amino-acid sequence MRKDALDAAAAPPVRVLIADDESLMRAGLRLMIDGVDGITVVGEAADGSTALAQARAFDPDVVLMDIRMPGCSGLEATRQFRDAGIRAQVIMLTAFDTEDYLLEALRAGAVSFLLKDSHPETVVAAIHDAASGQPQFSPAVLTRLVALAAETSRPSEAAPTHGPDAAPMGAITPREWEVGTFVAQGLTNSEIAEAMYVSTTTVKTHLAHLFEKLQVTNRVQLALRFLEHTT is encoded by the coding sequence ATGAGGAAGGACGCACTGGACGCTGCGGCCGCGCCGCCGGTGCGCGTACTCATCGCCGACGACGAATCCCTGATGCGCGCAGGTCTACGGCTGATGATCGACGGGGTCGACGGCATCACCGTGGTCGGCGAAGCCGCCGATGGCTCGACGGCGCTCGCTCAGGCGCGGGCATTCGATCCCGACGTGGTCCTCATGGACATCCGCATGCCCGGGTGCAGCGGGCTGGAGGCCACCCGGCAGTTCCGGGATGCAGGCATTCGCGCACAAGTGATCATGTTGACCGCGTTCGACACCGAGGACTATCTCCTCGAGGCGCTGCGGGCGGGAGCGGTGTCATTCCTGCTCAAGGATTCCCACCCGGAGACGGTGGTCGCAGCGATCCACGACGCCGCGAGCGGTCAGCCGCAGTTCTCCCCTGCTGTGCTCACTCGCTTGGTGGCACTGGCTGCAGAGACCAGTCGACCGTCAGAGGCTGCTCCCACACACGGCCCGGACGCCGCACCCATGGGGGCGATCACTCCACGGGAGTGGGAGGTAGGCACGTTCGTGGCACAGGGGCTGACGAACTCAGAGATCGCCGAGGCGATGTACGTCAGCACCACCACAGTCAAGACCCACCTGGCTCACCTGTTCGAGAAGCTGCAGGTGACGAACCGCGTGCAACTCGCGCTCCGCTTCCTCGAGCACACGACCTGA
- a CDS encoding CPBP family intramembrane glutamic endopeptidase, translated as MTAPSPAGTPPQITPVPYHRLPRLDARTARWWRPVTMLLLSAALYAGFVIAGGLALVVLDLIVPGLPHPSDALDDPRNPADMVLGLGMIAALVPAVVLGSRWGGGRRGLIHSVVGRMRWSLMLRAGAVVVPVYVAVNGMSFLLAPPADASMPPLGLSLAAVMLTTLVLTPLQCAGEEYAFRGLPQLALGTWLRSPLWGIVVPVPLFVLGHGYHAAGQVLIAVFALCTGFLVWKSGGLELAIVLHTANNLPLALMAPLSPSSLQQGAVDPGSFAISLALTLGTTTGLTWWVSRIHGVRFVEPVRGVGHESALARDVPSADSAATDHTPGGSGLYDGAGTESIR; from the coding sequence ATGACCGCTCCTTCGCCTGCTGGGACACCGCCACAGATCACGCCCGTTCCCTATCACCGGCTGCCGCGGCTCGACGCCCGGACGGCACGGTGGTGGCGTCCGGTGACGATGCTTCTGCTCTCGGCTGCGCTCTACGCCGGGTTCGTGATTGCCGGTGGGCTCGCTCTTGTGGTTCTCGATCTGATCGTCCCGGGGCTTCCACACCCGAGTGACGCACTCGACGACCCACGTAACCCGGCGGACATGGTGCTCGGGCTCGGTATGATCGCGGCCCTCGTGCCCGCCGTCGTGCTGGGCAGCCGGTGGGGTGGCGGCCGCCGCGGCCTCATCCACTCGGTGGTGGGGCGCATGCGATGGTCCCTCATGCTGCGCGCAGGCGCGGTGGTCGTGCCGGTGTACGTCGCCGTCAACGGAATGTCGTTCCTGCTCGCCCCACCCGCCGATGCGTCAATGCCACCCCTGGGGCTCTCGCTCGCGGCCGTGATGCTGACAACCCTGGTGCTGACGCCGCTGCAATGCGCTGGGGAGGAGTATGCCTTCCGTGGTCTTCCCCAGCTCGCACTGGGTACGTGGCTGCGTTCACCCCTCTGGGGCATTGTTGTTCCGGTCCCCCTCTTTGTGCTGGGCCACGGGTACCACGCGGCGGGTCAGGTACTGATCGCTGTGTTCGCGCTGTGTACCGGCTTCCTCGTGTGGAAGAGCGGCGGTCTGGAGCTTGCGATCGTGCTGCACACCGCCAACAACCTCCCACTCGCGCTGATGGCGCCGCTGAGCCCCTCGTCCCTGCAGCAAGGGGCGGTGGATCCCGGCTCGTTCGCGATCTCCCTCGCTTTGACGCTGGGCACGACGACGGGTCTGACCTGGTGGGTCTCGCGCATCCATGGCGTGCGTTTCGTCGAACCGGTCCGCGGCGTGGGGCACGAGAGCGCGCTTGCCCGCGACGTACCTTCGGCGGATTCTGCGGCGACGGATCACACACCAGGGGGATCCGGGCTCTACGATGGTGCCGGCACCGAATCGATCCGCTGA
- a CDS encoding FtsB family cell division protein yields the protein MLMAFIVLAPTLRAYVSQQEQQRDLAAQIAGAQERNAQLQAQIDQWNDPVYVQAQARERLGFVMPGETPYRVVDPETVTGEEPAAAADEQGPVSVPPTGPWYLTVWDSVQVAGEIED from the coding sequence GTGCTGATGGCCTTCATCGTGTTGGCACCTACGCTGCGGGCCTACGTCTCCCAGCAGGAACAGCAGCGCGATCTTGCCGCCCAGATCGCCGGCGCCCAGGAGCGCAATGCTCAGTTGCAGGCGCAGATCGACCAGTGGAACGATCCGGTGTACGTCCAGGCCCAGGCGCGAGAGCGGCTCGGATTCGTGATGCCGGGGGAGACCCCGTACCGTGTGGTCGACCCGGAGACCGTGACCGGAGAGGAACCTGCCGCGGCGGCGGACGAGCAGGGCCCGGTCTCGGTGCCGCCGACCGGCCCGTGGTACCTGACTGTGTGGGACTCGGTCCAGGTGGCCGGTGAGATCGAGGACTGA
- a CDS encoding NUDIX hydrolase translates to MQLAVSTVIFALREPDRRSARTGADAARPVLSLPLVCRVREPYDGYWALPGGPLHGDEGLTDAAARTLEETTGLRPTYLEQLYAFGEPDRSGGTQGTTPCERVVSIVYWALVSQGEAARARVGQNVRWLAADQLPDLAFDHNLIVDYALWRLRTKVEYSRIAHAFLGDVFTLRELREVHELVLQRTLDPANFRRQVEASDAVVPTEFFRTGGRHRPARLYRYNTAIAPVDLGPLARTTTRTDSPTPDPSTTPPATRSS, encoded by the coding sequence GTGCAGCTCGCCGTCTCCACCGTGATCTTCGCCCTGCGCGAGCCGGATCGCCGCTCCGCGCGCACCGGCGCGGACGCCGCTCGCCCGGTGCTCTCCCTCCCGCTGGTCTGCCGGGTCCGTGAGCCCTATGACGGCTACTGGGCCCTCCCCGGCGGGCCGCTCCACGGCGATGAGGGGCTCACCGACGCCGCCGCGCGCACCCTGGAAGAGACCACCGGGCTGCGACCGACCTACCTGGAACAGCTCTATGCGTTCGGGGAACCGGACCGCTCCGGCGGCACGCAGGGCACAACTCCGTGCGAACGGGTTGTCTCGATCGTCTACTGGGCGCTGGTGAGCCAGGGTGAGGCAGCTCGCGCCCGTGTGGGGCAGAACGTGCGGTGGCTCGCCGCCGACCAGCTCCCCGATCTCGCTTTCGACCACAACCTGATCGTGGACTACGCCCTGTGGCGGCTGCGCACCAAAGTGGAGTACTCCCGGATCGCACATGCCTTCCTCGGTGACGTCTTCACCCTCCGCGAGCTGCGAGAGGTGCATGAACTCGTCCTGCAGCGCACCCTCGACCCCGCCAACTTCCGCCGGCAGGTGGAGGCGAGCGACGCCGTCGTACCCACGGAGTTCTTCCGCACCGGCGGGCGACATCGCCCAGCCAGGCTCTACCGCTACAACACCGCGATCGCCCCAGTGGACCTCGGACCGCTGGCGCGCACCACCACCCGCACCGACTCACCGACCCCTGACCCAAGCACCACTCCCCCGGCCACGAGGAGCTCCTGA